Proteins encoded together in one Ipomoea triloba cultivar NCNSP0323 chromosome 4, ASM357664v1 window:
- the LOC116014864 gene encoding probably inactive leucine-rich repeat receptor-like protein kinase At2g25790 yields the protein MTSHNLLLFITLLTWLFLAATACHVDDESGLLAFKSGITRDPTGILSSWKPGTDCCGWSGVQCRSDGRVTMLSFRGESDVKPTLSGTISPSLSKLRFLDTILFQYLGGLSGPFPHFLFHLPDIQTVYFVGCKLSGKIPENIGELARLSSLSLEGNRFSGSIPSSIGNLSQLTELRLDGNRLTGGIPETITQLKKLNTLSLMNNKLSGSIPDYLAALPELATLRLSHNKFSGEIPSSISALSPKLQFLELGHNKLRGKIPDFIGNFHALETLDLSWNHFSGAVPKSFLNLTALFVLDLSHNSLVDPFPTMNVERAQTLDLSYNKFHLGEIPDFVTASPNMFSLRLARCGVKIKLDDWKPKEYLFYLYIDLSENEITGSPVGLFNRTDNLRGFYASGNKLEFNLEDLRFNVKELKELDLSRNRVFGKVPKTVAVLQKLNLSHNRLCGRLPATKFPAGVFAGNACLCGSPLPPCKA from the coding sequence ATGACATCTCATAATCTTCTTCTCTTCATAACTCTCCTTACCTGGCTGTTCCTCGCTGCCACAGCATGCCACGTTGACGACGAATCCGGGTTGCTGGCATTCAAGTCGGGCATAACCCGAGACCCGACCGGAATTCTTTCTTCATGGAAACCCGGCACCGACTGCTGCGGGTGGTCGGGTGTGCAGTGCCGGAGCGACGGACGGGTCACGATGCTGAGTTTCCGCGGCGAATCCGACGTCAAACCCACACTGTCGGGTACTATATCTCCGTCTCTCTCGAAGCTTAGGTTTCTCGACACCATCTTGTTCCAGTATCTCGGAGGTTTGTCCGGCCCGTTTCCACATTTTCTGTTTCACTTGCCGGATATCCAAACCGTTTACTTTGTCGGATGCAAGCTGTCGGGTAAAATACCCGAAAATATCGGTGAACTCGCCCGGCTTAGTTCACTGAGTTTGGAGGGGAACCGGTTCTCCGGTTCAATTCCGAGTTCGATAGGCAACCTGAGTCAACTCACTGAGCTCAGACTGGACGGCAACCGCCTCACCGGCGGCATACCGGAAACCATAACTCAGCTGAAGAAACTTAATACTCTGAGCCTGATGAACAACAAACTCTCCGGCTCCATACCGGACTACCTCGCCGCCTTGCCGGAGCTCGCCACTCTCCGGCTTTCACACAATAAATTCTCCGGCGAAATCCCTAGCAGCATTTCGGCTCTATCGCCCAAACTCCAATTCCTCGAGCTAGGGCACAACAAATTAAGAGGGAAAATCCCCGATTTCATCGGGAATTTCCACGCCCTAGAAACCCTAGATCTCTCCTGGAACCATTTCTCGGGCGCGGTACCAAAATCGTTCCTGAATTTGACGGCTCTGTTCGTCCTCGACCTCTCCCACAACTCCCTGGTCGACCCGTTCCCGACGATGAACGTGGAACGCGCCCAGACACTGGACTTATCGTACAACAAATTCCATCTCGGAGAAATTCCCGATTTCGTGACGGCATCTCCCAACATGTTTTCTCTGAGACTAGCCAGATGTGGCGTCAAGATTAAGCTTGATGATTGGAAGCCAAAGGAGTATCTATTTTACCTGTACATCGATCTGTCGGAGAACGAGATAACGGGGAGTCCGGTGGGGTTGTTTAACCGGACGGATAATTTGAGAGGGTTTTATGCGTCGGGGAACAAGCTGGAGTTTAATTTGGAGGATTTGAGGTTTAATGTGAAGGAATTGAAGGAGTTGGATTTGTCTAGGAATAGAGTGTTTGGGAAAGTCCCTAAAACTGTTGCGGTGCTTCAGAAGTTGAATCTTAGTCATAACCGCCTCTGTGGTCGGCTTCCGGCGACAAAATTTCCGGCAGGCGTGTTTGCCGGAAATGCTTGTCTCTGTGGTTCTCCATTGCCGCCCTGCAAGGCTTGA